The Candidatus Sulfotelmatobacter sp. region GATTCCTATAACAAAGGGATGACCGACGAGTTCGTGATTCCGTTCGTTGTAGAGGATGCGAAAGACGACGGCAAAAGCGCCCGCGCCACGCAAACGATTCGCAATGACGACTCCTGCATCTGCTTCAACTTTCGCGCCGACCGAGTTCGCCAGATCACGCGCGCGCTCACCCGCAACAGCGGATTGAACGAAAACGGTGGCAGCGATCTTCCCGGCGCGACCGATCTCGATGCCGCGATTCCGCGCGACCGCGTGCCCAGGAATCTGAACTATGTTTGCATGACGCGCTATGACAAGAATTTTAGCCTGCCCGTTGTCATTCCGCCGGAGTCGATGGCGAACATTCTGGCCAACGTCATGGGCGGCCTGAACATGCGCAACCTGCGCGTGGCCGAGACCGAGAAGTACGCGCACGTTACATACTTCTTTAATGGCGGCGTGGAGCAGCCGTTCCCCGGCGAAGAGCGCGTTCTTGTGCCTTCGCAGAAAGTAGCAACCTACGACTTGAAACCAGAGATGAGCGCAGCAGGCATTGCCGACGCCGTTGTGAAAGCGACGGAAGACGGAACCTTCGACGTGGTAATCGTGAACTTTGCCAACGCCGACATGGTCGGCCACTCCGGAAAGATTGAACCAACAATCAAGGCTGTCGAGACGGTCGACGCCTGCCTGGGCCGCCTCGAGGCCGCGATCCGCGCCAAAGGCGGCGCAATGCTGATCACCGCCGACCACGGCAACGCCGAAATGATGATCGATCCCGTAACCGGTGGGCCGCACACGGCGCACACAACCAATCCCGTGCCCTTTATTGTGGTCTCGGAAAATGCGAAACAGTTCACGCTGAAGCCGAACGGATCGCTGCGCGATATTTCGCCGACCCTGCTGGGAATGCTCGGCATCGACGAGCCGAAGGAAATGACGGGAGCCGATCTGCGAGTGTGGTTGAAACCAGCGAAGACGAAATAAAACGGGGACGCTGAGTCGCAGCGTCCCCCCTGGTTCCGCTCAAGTTGTTTTAGTTCTCCAGCAACGCCGGAGCCGTCGCCAGAAGCCCTGCCGCCAGCTCCAGATCGTGCAGATCCTCGCGGCTGAAATCTTTGGCAAGCTTCGCGTCCAGCGCTTTGCGCGAAATCTGAATCACTCCTACCACCACCAGATCCCGGTCCATGATCGGCACCGACATCAGCTTCTGAATGGGAGCCGGTTGGATCGGCTCGTCCGCATCGCTGCTGCCGGGTTTGATGGTTTCGAAGATGCTGGCATGTTTCACGCGGGCAAAGTTGTTGAAGATCTCCGCCTTCTTACTTAACGCCGTGTGGGCTGCCACGGCTTTGCTAGACAGCGGAATCGATCCAGTGGTCCGCAGGTACTCGGGAAATATGAAGCGGAGCAGTCCGCCTTCCAACCGCATCAGAGCGACCTCAGTTTGCTGTACGCTGAAAATCCTGGCCAGAACCGCGCACAGCTCTTGGGCCGACACGCCCTCGCCGAGGACTGAGCCCAGCGGAAGTAAATGCTCAGGTAGAACAATCTCTTCCATCATCCCGGAGTCGTTATGTTGAGTCATAGGTTCCCGTATTCTCCGTTGCCACGGATCAACTCTGACTCTATCGCATTTTTCTCACCATAAGGTACTCCCCAAAGTAACTAGGACGAACGCCGTAAGTCTCGTATTTTCAGTAAAAGACAGGCCAAGAGCGAGTATTTGGCCCGCATTTTTTCAAAGGCGGCGGGCGTAAATCGGCGAACCCCTGACAGTTTCTGTCAGCTGCACCAATATTGTGGCAGGCATCTCCACC contains the following coding sequences:
- the gpmI gene encoding 2,3-bisphosphoglycerate-independent phosphoglycerate mutase yields the protein MPKPLVLTILDGWGYRAETNANAIALARKPTYDRLLREYPNTLIHTSGPFVGLPEGQMGNSEVGHLNIGAGRIVHMDITRIDLMIQNGEFFSHPVLLEAMKHARTGERRLHLFGLVSDGGVHSQQAHLHALLKMAKQNGLDRVFVHAFMDGRDTLHTNGAGYLEQLQQKMREYNCGKIATVNGRYYAMDRDCRWERIAKAYNAMVFADAEGGKQSDPVQGMKDSYNKGMTDEFVIPFVVEDAKDDGKSARATQTIRNDDSCICFNFRADRVRQITRALTRNSGLNENGGSDLPGATDLDAAIPRDRVPRNLNYVCMTRYDKNFSLPVVIPPESMANILANVMGGLNMRNLRVAETEKYAHVTYFFNGGVEQPFPGEERVLVPSQKVATYDLKPEMSAAGIADAVVKATEDGTFDVVIVNFANADMVGHSGKIEPTIKAVETVDACLGRLEAAIRAKGGAMLITADHGNAEMMIDPVTGGPHTAHTTNPVPFIVVSENAKQFTLKPNGSLRDISPTLLGMLGIDEPKEMTGADLRVWLKPAKTK
- a CDS encoding GAF domain-containing protein; translation: MTQHNDSGMMEEIVLPEHLLPLGSVLGEGVSAQELCAVLARIFSVQQTEVALMRLEGGLLRFIFPEYLRTTGSIPLSSKAVAAHTALSKKAEIFNNFARVKHASIFETIKPGSSDADEPIQPAPIQKLMSVPIMDRDLVVVGVIQISRKALDAKLAKDFSREDLHDLELAAGLLATAPALLEN